The Capsicum annuum cultivar UCD-10X-F1 chromosome 3, UCD10Xv1.1, whole genome shotgun sequence genomic sequence tacctcagaagtgagatagagaggttgttttcgatcgACCCTTGGCTCAAGACAACAATTTGCTTTTATCTTTAAAATGTTACTCTAATAAGTATAGACATGTCCTATTGTTTTCAACTTAAAACTATATTATGCAGTACTGATGCAGAAACCATTTAAAATGCGAGCATATAATAAGATTAGGCGCATTCTGAACTCACTGTCTCTGGTTAAGCATGACCATAATAGGAAGGACGATTTCATACCTAGAGCTGGATTCAGCCCTCGAATTTGAAGCTCTCTGAACTCTTGACAAAGCGAACAACATGGGCAAAAGATGTGAGAAATAACATCTGAATAGGGAGCTTCCACCAGATTGTACCTCTGCCTTAGCTTTGTTCTGTACTTGGAACCCAAGATCCATTGAGAGCAAACAGCAGGCATCATCAAGAGGTACATGAAAGACCCCAATGGACAAGCTGTAACCACCACAAAAAAGAATAGTCCTTACTTGTTGACTTCATTCAGTCAAAGAGATGGCATTCCCACTTCTCTTCAGAAGGCAAATTGGACAGATTTCAAAGTGAATTAGAGAAGAAACTTACTCATTTCTCCTGCATCTAGAACTTCAGCTACCTGTCCGAACGTCACACAAGGTAAAAAGGCTGTCATGGTAGCTGCACAAGGAAGAATATTTAGTACTAATGCTATTTCTAGGAAAGAGGATCAACTGATTCATAACGACTACGTCTCCATCCCAAGTAAGGAAGGTCGGGTACATGATTCCTCACTGAccaagattaataatttttttcagaaGAAGTTTCACATAATAGCTTTGGATGTATCACTTCGCTCATATTGCCAGTCTCAAGCTGGATAAAGGAGGAGGATTGTGATAGGCTGACAGCTAGAGCAAAACTAGTCAATTTATAATAAATCTTACATAATAACACCACATGATAAAGCATGATTGACACTAAGATATGATTGAATAGGAGGAAAAGCACATATACCATTAGTTTGGTCCAAATGACAATCAAATAAGCTAGTGCTCCATAGAGTTCCGTTTAGTGATGGTGTATGCACACCGCCGACTGGCAGAGGACTTTCTGTTTCATTAGAGGAATCAATTCTTCCCATTGTATCTAAAGCTTTGGATTTTCAGTAGGAAGAAAAGAAATGGGTATTTCCTATATACTAGTTGATGGATTTTGTTCATATACTCTATAAACAAGATGCATAGACTTTAAAAAACCAATCAATTAAGACACTCCAAATATGCTGCAGTCAACTGTTTGTTTTAACGTTTACTTAATTATAGAATTGGAAAAGGGGGATTTTCAAATCAAAACTTTAGTATTATAAGGTTGATTCCCAGCCAAGTTGGCTAAAGTATTCACATGCCACTAGCCGATATTTGTGgcaaattccacacaaaaaagtCAGCGGTAGAACGTCCCAGCCTGTATTCTAAATGATGATTTAAGTCAATGGTCCTCAGTTTGCTCATATTTTTATAGAATGGCAAGATGTAGCTACCTCTTTTATCAACTTCTTTGTAACACTCTGTAGTGTGAATTTGAGAGTTGAAAATCTCAATACTATCCAGAGATTGCAACTAAAAGCTAGTTGTCGTTCAAAAGTCTTTTAACTTTTATAATATATACTAAGATGCTCGATCATAAAATCATGGAGGCATCATTATTACATCGAAGTCAACTGACAACAAAATTGTACCTTTTGTACAATAAGATGTAGATAACTATATCAAAGTATACCCTTAGAAAAATGTATAATCACGAGTGGGGATGACCAATTCAAACACACCAAGACAAAATGACATGGACAGGGTGGCTTCTTGACTAGCTGACAATTTGAGATGTTCTAGCAAAAGAAAGAATAGAATACAAGGGAAGACATGACAGGTTAAAGAAGTTTTCATTGCTGAAGCcatcttctccaccaactcaAGGAAGACGTTCCTCCAGGAGGTGGCGTGAGGACCTCGAGCATGGTTTCTTTCTCCTTTGGGGTCAACGGAATTCCTCGAATGAGATTCAAAGCCATAATGTGCACATTGGTCTTCTGCCTGTGCTTCTTGTAAGCCCACAAACCTCCAGCAGCACCAGCAACTATTAGCTGAGTCAAGAAAATTTCGAACAACTTCCATTAATATAATCTTTGAAAGAGCAAGGTAAAGGTGGATAACGCATTTCAACTGACCGGAGAGAGCCATAAAGCAGCCGtctgcatatcaaattttggggcGTAAAGTACGGTTTCACCAAAATCATCCTCAAGCTTTGTATAGATCTCCTTGTCAGACTTCCCAGCTTTGATTTCATCTCGAATTAGCTAAAAAAGATGACCCAAGTCAAAAAGCACTCCCAAAAGATAGAATCACTTAGGCATGGATACAAGTACAGTCCAAAGAACTTATTCGCAGCTCCTCCAAtttgcatttttttcaaaaagctcAATAAGTTGAAAAAACATACAATAATTTGACAAAAACAGTATCTGATTAGATGAATGAAATTACCTAAAGCCACATGATGCAAAGCAAAGAGGACTTGTCCTAAATGAAAGATTGCATTTCTCTGTGTATACGACATTAGTAATTTAGGTAATTAGTAATGAAAAATGCGCTTCTGTGATATCTACTTAAAGTATGATAATTTTAGGTAACGGCATGGAGTGTCAATCGTCAAGACAACTTTAACAGTTTGCTTATGCATCAAATGTCTTCGCCATCAAAAGAAACTAATGATGCAAATGCGGAAAACATAGGACGATATACCTTCCTAAGGAGAATGGCAATGTCAGCTTGAGAATCTTCGATGGACTGACTGCCACACTCTGTACACCTCACATTGTGGCTGATATTTCTTGCTCTCGCCTCAACTAACCTTTCCTTCTTCACTTGATCCTCTCCCCCCTCCATAGATACTCCTCAGATAAGTTACTAATCTTTCAGCTCAACAGAAAATTACCCACTAaagctgcaaaaaaaaaaagctgcAATTAAGCACTTAATTCAAGACAGCTATTAAATTTCAGctacgcattttatcaaacatctcaTATGCACAGTCCCCGGCTACACCAAATCAACACAATCATTCACATTCAGCACAAATAGTTTTTTTGGGGTAGCAAGCTATATGTGAAATAGAAAATGTAGCATGTGCAATAACAACCATCGCATTTCAATGGATTTCAGTCCAGAAAATTTTCACAGTATATGTATCTGTATTATGCAAAcaaccataaaaaaaataaatgaatgattaaaaaaaaatagcagcATAAAATTCACAAATAATCGAAAAGGGGAAGCAAAAATTGAAAGACCCACCAAGTTTGAAGCTTTTGCGAGAAGAAAAAAAACAGTGATACCTGTGATAGGAGAAAGTGCACTGGTGAGGGTGGAAAGAAATTGGCGGGTTAGACGGGTAATTAATGTTTGGGCCAAATATATGCCCAGTGAAGTGGGCCTATTACGATCTATGGGTCTAATGGACCTGTACTGATTCTTAACCAAATAAATCACCCAGCCCAATACTTTTAGTTCAGAAAACCCCAAAAGTCTAGAAGTACGTCGCGTAATTTGTGTTTGGCCAATACATTTTAAAAAggttaaataacataaataccaaccttttaaaagtaattatactctctaccacttttttaattactttactctctctttctattaatatacataacatagctgaCATAATTCTGTGTATATgtaggatttttgtaatatgtttagagagttggaattttttgtaatattaaaaacataaattatgtatttgtgtaatttttagttttaaaaatactttttttataaCAATTAGTGTTTGATCAAGATTTTCTTCAAAGCGATTTTCAAAAAAGTGTTTGGGGAAAACTTACTTCTTTAGCTTCGAAAAAGCATCTTTTGCTACTCATTAGAAATACTTATTTTCTCCCCAAAATTTGTCTAAATATCTCATTTTTTGAAATAAGCACTTTCAGCCTCCCAGAAGCTTGGTCAAACCGGCTAATAATATCAATCTTGGTAAAATCTATACGTGTGTTTATACCTAATTACATCACCTAAACATGGTTGAGAATATATGAACTGATGATTTGTGTTTATtaatcatatatttatatatgcatgcACAAATACAtagaatatatttattaatttaaagaatttattaTCAAGCGTGCCACAAATTAAAATACTAGCATTTATCCATCGTGAACCACTAACGTGTGTTCATGTTTAAAATGTTTATTTATTCTATGTAGCAACTACGTATTTATAAATATCATTCCattcttaatttctttttcaatatcTTGTCAATTTTTGGAGCGTTGGAATATGACCAttcataataaattcaataattcaaGTCTGGATTTTTGGGACATGTTTTCATCCTGAAATAAACCAGTCCTATGTGCCAACAAGAGAGAGAAAGTACTCTATATATGTTAAAATAACTACCTAACCTATAAGGTATAACGAGAGTGGTAAGTATTTCTTTCATCTTTAATTAAAAGGTTCGCTATGTTCGAGCTCGAAATATGAAATCACTTTTGCTAGAAAATACTTTACCCCCTGTCATGAGATGAAACTTTTTAATTTAGTGCTAATCCAAATCTAATCCGACCTTAATACGAAACGAATATCAAATACTAAATGAAAAAAGATTGAATACATGAAAAGTTTTTGGGGACAGTACAATAAGGGAGAAGAGACAAATGGAGGTGGGAAAATATGTAAACACAATATAAGATGATATAACAAGCAATGGCCACATTAAAAGAAAGTCTCtttatagtgtgtgtgtgtgtgtgttattgGGGCCCTATCTCTTTAATACATCTCTTGTCTTAGACTCCACaaaccaacaatatcatgagACCTTTTGTTTTCTTACACTTTATTTTGGTTTCATTATTATCAGCTTTAGTGACTTTATTTCTCttcaacattattattattttttgatagttACTTTTCACCTGTCTTCCAAAACTAACATTCCCTACTTATCTTTTTTCATCTACTTTTTCCTCAGCTAACCTTCTTCCCtaagtcaatatatatataatattatatatatttattgcatGTATATATATTCTTCATAAATGCACGTCTTTTCTCTTTTAGTTAATTTCTCCTCCTATCTATGATTACTGATGAACGTCTAACATATATAAATGAATCATAAATAAATCTACATCCTCCTATtaaagtactatatatatatatatatatatcccgcTGTCTCATATTACATAGTAGTCGTTTGGCCATGagtattttttcactttttttcaaaaaattatttcatttcagtgaaaaaagtgaaaaccacagtgtttggccatgaaaatttcaaatacaatttggaattgtattttggaaaattgaaaacaagaaaaacttgttttcatttttttcactcctaattctctcacaaaattttgaaaacaactttaatttatagtcatgatcaaacacaagttcaattccaactctattttcaactcctgaaaattgtattttcatggccaaacgggaaGCATGTTTGCTAAAAAATTGTCCCAaaatagttgacatatttaaGGAATCAAGAGATAATTGAATAACTTTTTCCAACTTTACCCTTAATAATTAATGGAAGAGTAATTAACTCCAatagataatgataataatatttacTGTAAGTTTAATTGGGTCATCTTAGATAATTTATACTCCTTATTAATTTCTCCTTAACCGTTGAGCAAAAGATAAGTATGGCAATTAATATGAGACGGAGGAAGCAGTATGACTGAATTACACATGTCACTCAAACGTGCAATGAGACGATTGagatttctctattatctcaacCAAATTTCGGGTTTAAGTTATGAAATGAATACCTAGCTTAGTATTAATGGCATTACATGAAATGCAAAAAGGCCTGTATTTTTTTCCTAGCTGGTTCACCCATCGCAAATTAAAGACTTTTGGAAAATggataattaaatttataaaaataatgccACGTGCTatgcttaatttttatttttcttaacaacACGTGCTATGCCTAATTCGTTTAGTCATATTATACTCGGAtggtgactttttttttttttttttaattcgatAGTTAGTATTTTAATGATTACTAGGCTTCTGATTAATCGGACTAGGCGTTGTGTGAACTCATTAAAAAGAGAAGTACTGCCATTAAAGTTTTCATTCCTAGAGTTTCAATTCGAGACCTCTAGCTAGTTATTGTTGGTAGAAATCATAATCTT encodes the following:
- the LOC107861834 gene encoding protein PLANT CADMIUM RESISTANCE 8, producing MGRIDSSNETESPLPVGGVHTPSLNGTLWSTSLFDCHLDQTNATMTAFLPCVTFGQVAEVLDAGEMTCPLGSFMYLLMMPAVCSQWILGSKYRTKLRQRYNLVEAPYSDVISHIFCPCCSLCQEFRELQIRGLNPALGWNGILAQQQYGNQQMNQAPSAQFMSK
- the LOC107861835 gene encoding cytochrome c-type biogenesis CcmH-like mitochondrial protein, producing MEGGEDQVKKERLVEARARNISHNVRCTECGSQSIEDSQADIAILLRKLIRDEIKAGKSDKEIYTKLEDDFGETVLYAPKFDMQTAALWLSPLIVAGAAGGLWAYKKHRQKTNVHIMALNLIRGIPLTPKEKETMLEVLTPPPGGTSSLSWWRRWLQQ